One genomic window of Methanomassiliicoccus sp. includes the following:
- a CDS encoding YggU family protein, with protein sequence MDGNLFTVHQPSRRMDVSEVLRAVKGGVEVDIMVTPNAKRPQVGEVDEWRKRLVVKVQALPTDGRANRAVVELLSELFGVRVEIVRGHTDRQKTVLVPLDLESARTQLEGA encoded by the coding sequence ATGGACGGAAACCTTTTCACCGTACATCAGCCATCCCGTCGCATGGATGTCTCCGAGGTCCTCCGGGCGGTCAAGGGCGGCGTGGAGGTAGACATCATGGTCACCCCCAACGCCAAGCGGCCCCAGGTCGGTGAGGTCGATGAATGGAGGAAGCGACTGGTGGTGAAGGTACAGGCCCTGCCCACCGATGGGAGGGCCAACCGGGCGGTGGTGGAGCTTCTGTCAGAGCTCTTCGGTGTCAGAGTGGAGATCGTGCGCGGCCACACCGACCGTCAGAAGACGGTCCTGGTCCCATTGGACCTAGAGAGCGCACGCACACAGCTGGAGGGTGCATGA
- a CDS encoding Toprim subdomain protein, whose amino-acid sequence MRDPQETLEELEELLGLLREREDNTVILIEGRKDRLALACLGIGGEILQVQDARGLFGVAEELARTGKEAIILTDWDRKGGHLAQLLRNALKANDVRYDDTIRSRLSMLCKKEIKDIESLPSFISFLVQNASGA is encoded by the coding sequence ATGAGAGATCCCCAGGAGACGCTGGAGGAGCTGGAGGAGCTGCTCGGCCTGCTGCGGGAAAGGGAGGATAACACGGTCATCCTCATCGAGGGCCGCAAGGACCGGCTGGCCCTGGCCTGCCTGGGCATCGGCGGCGAGATCCTACAGGTGCAGGACGCCCGCGGCCTCTTCGGCGTGGCGGAGGAATTGGCGAGAACGGGGAAGGAGGCCATCATCCTTACCGACTGGGACCGCAAGGGAGGCCACCTGGCCCAGCTCCTCAGGAACGCCCTCAAGGCCAACGATGTACGGTACGATGACACCATCCGCAGCCGCCTATCGATGCTGTGCAAGAAAGAGATAAAGGATATCGAGTCCCTGCCCTCGTTCATCTCCTTCCTGGTCCAAAACGCCTCTGGGGCATAG
- the tmk gene encoding dTMP kinase gives MIEDRTVGRTLQVTEARCIPSGRFFVFEGIDGSGKSTVARLFAERLRSTGREVELTAEPTSTWLGDQVRRGNRDAKNDFTETFLYIADRAEHTSQILKWTSEGRAVVCDRYVGSTLAYQGVTLRPHLGPGTLEWLKRVNEPIIVRPDATFLLRIDPAKAMARLEDRKGREKFEKITFLKKVAALYDRIAEEDPSYIVVDAERPLDEVLGMVMSMVSKY, from the coding sequence TTGATCGAAGATCGCACCGTTGGCAGAACGCTACAGGTCACGGAGGCGCGCTGTATCCCTTCTGGCCGCTTCTTCGTGTTCGAGGGGATCGATGGCTCGGGGAAGAGCACCGTCGCCCGTCTCTTCGCCGAAAGGCTGCGGTCCACCGGCCGGGAGGTGGAGCTCACGGCCGAGCCTACCAGCACCTGGTTGGGAGACCAGGTCCGCCGGGGGAACAGGGATGCGAAGAACGACTTCACCGAGACCTTCCTGTACATCGCCGACCGGGCCGAGCATACCTCTCAGATCCTGAAATGGACGTCGGAGGGCCGAGCCGTGGTCTGCGACCGTTATGTCGGGAGCACTCTGGCCTATCAGGGCGTGACCCTCCGCCCCCACCTAGGACCGGGGACCCTGGAATGGCTCAAGAGGGTGAACGAGCCTATCATCGTCCGCCCCGACGCGACCTTCCTTTTGCGGATCGATCCCGCAAAGGCCATGGCGCGGCTGGAGGACAGGAAGGGGAGGGAGAAGTTCGAGAAGATCACCTTCCTAAAGAAGGTGGCCGCCCTGTACGACAGGATCGCCGAGGAGGATCCCTCCTATATCGTGGTGGACGCGGAGCGCCCCCTGGACGAGGTCCTGGGGATGGTGATGTCCATGGTAAGTAAATATTAA
- the coaBC gene encoding bifunctional phosphopantothenoylcysteine decarboxylase/phosphopantothenate--cysteine ligase CoaBC has translation MHPSETIRFAKGRELEGKLIVLGMTGSIAAVESFELVRELIRHGAEVQVVMTPEAQRLMTPEAMEFASGRAVITKLTGATEHVSLLGDYPGRADMFLVSPCTANTISKMALGIDDTPVTTMATLAIGTHTLMLVAPAMHLAMFENAAVQRNVLALKDMGVELVGPVLVGKKARVASVEEIVDKVLAMFSKGDLCGRKVLIIGGSSEEPVDSVRVVSNTGTGATAAEMVRVARQRGAEVELWAGRMSVPVPTGIPVRSFRSVEDLVSMVGEVDHDVVIVPASLSDYAPTKIAGKMPSGKSSVDLELHPLPKVLPLLRPRTKVLVGFKAEVGVSPAVLSKRAVSRLKEYGLDMIVANDLEDVGQGSTKAIIITADGGRKKYEGDKRGLADAVLDEAVKVLG, from the coding sequence ATGCATCCTTCCGAGACCATCCGGTTCGCCAAGGGACGGGAGCTTGAGGGCAAGCTCATCGTACTGGGCATGACCGGCAGCATCGCCGCGGTGGAATCCTTCGAGCTGGTCAGAGAGCTGATCCGCCACGGGGCGGAGGTACAGGTGGTCATGACCCCGGAGGCCCAGAGGCTCATGACCCCGGAGGCCATGGAGTTCGCCAGCGGTCGGGCGGTGATCACGAAGCTGACCGGGGCTACGGAGCACGTTAGCCTCCTTGGCGATTACCCTGGACGGGCGGACATGTTCCTGGTGTCACCGTGCACGGCCAACACCATATCCAAGATGGCCCTGGGGATCGATGATACGCCGGTGACCACCATGGCGACCCTGGCCATCGGAACTCACACTCTCATGTTAGTGGCCCCGGCGATGCACCTGGCGATGTTTGAGAACGCAGCGGTGCAGCGAAACGTGCTGGCGCTGAAGGACATGGGGGTCGAGCTGGTGGGCCCGGTGCTAGTCGGCAAGAAGGCACGGGTGGCCTCGGTGGAGGAGATCGTGGACAAGGTGCTGGCGATGTTCTCCAAGGGGGACCTGTGCGGGAGGAAGGTGCTCATCATCGGAGGCTCCTCGGAGGAGCCGGTGGACAGCGTCAGGGTGGTTAGCAATACTGGCACCGGGGCCACCGCAGCGGAGATGGTCAGAGTGGCTCGCCAGAGGGGCGCGGAGGTGGAACTGTGGGCCGGGAGGATGTCCGTTCCCGTACCCACGGGCATACCCGTCAGGTCCTTCCGTTCCGTGGAGGACCTGGTGAGCATGGTCGGTGAGGTCGATCACGATGTGGTCATCGTTCCCGCCTCCCTTTCCGACTACGCTCCTACGAAGATCGCTGGCAAGATGCCATCGGGCAAGAGCTCAGTGGACCTCGAACTGCACCCCCTGCCCAAGGTCCTTCCCCTTCTGAGGCCCCGGACGAAGGTGCTGGTGGGCTTCAAGGCCGAGGTCGGGGTATCCCCGGCGGTGCTGTCCAAGAGAGCGGTGTCGAGGCTCAAGGAGTACGGCCTCGATATGATCGTGGCCAATGACCTCGAGGATGTCGGGCAGGGGAGCACCAAGGCGATCATCATCACCGCGGATGGTGGCAGGAAGAAGTATGAGGGGGACAAGCGAGGCCTGGCGGACGCGGTCCTAGACGAAGCGGTCAAGGTCCTGGGATGA
- a CDS encoding GHMP kinase, with product MRVTAYCPGHITGFFVPCVHEDPLRTGSRGAGICIDRGVTATLEVLPGDGSMEFIVDGVMRDAPVMRDVLENLMGGGDFDIMVEASLGLPISSGFGMSAAGALATAFAMAEALGRTTEEAFAAAHRAELANGTGLGDVAALSRGGMTFRRREGIPPFGRIDRLTDALDIVAAVVGPVIRTSDVLRDPTKRKTIDSIGRECYRLLAKDPTPDMFFRTSREFTMRSGLAGPPVMDALEAIERLGDASMIMLGNSIFARGDLDAMQSELSRFGTTYRLSLDLLGPRVLSSEGSLV from the coding sequence ATGAGAGTAACCGCCTACTGTCCCGGCCATATCACCGGCTTCTTCGTGCCGTGCGTCCATGAGGACCCGCTCAGGACCGGTTCCCGGGGGGCGGGCATATGCATCGACAGGGGCGTTACCGCCACCCTCGAGGTTCTTCCAGGAGATGGCTCGATGGAGTTCATCGTCGACGGCGTTATGCGCGATGCCCCGGTCATGCGTGACGTCTTAGAGAACCTCATGGGAGGGGGGGATTTCGACATCATGGTGGAAGCGAGCCTGGGGCTGCCCATCAGTTCTGGCTTCGGCATGAGCGCGGCGGGAGCGCTGGCGACCGCTTTCGCCATGGCCGAGGCGTTGGGAAGGACGACGGAGGAGGCCTTCGCCGCAGCCCATCGCGCAGAGCTGGCCAACGGCACGGGTCTGGGGGACGTGGCCGCCCTGTCCCGCGGGGGGATGACCTTCCGCCGGAGGGAGGGTATACCTCCCTTCGGCCGCATCGACCGACTGACAGATGCGCTGGACATAGTGGCGGCCGTGGTAGGTCCGGTCATCCGCACCTCCGATGTGCTGAGGGATCCCACCAAGCGCAAAACGATAGATAGCATCGGCAGGGAGTGCTATCGCCTGCTGGCCAAGGACCCTACCCCGGACATGTTCTTCCGAACCAGCCGGGAGTTCACCATGCGCTCCGGCCTGGCGGGACCTCCCGTCATGGACGCCCTGGAGGCGATAGAAAGACTGGGTGACGCCTCTATGATAATGTTAGGAAACTCAATCTTCGCCCGAGGGGACCTGGACGCTATGCAGAGTGAACTGTCGCGGTTCGGCACCACGTACCGATTGTCCCTGGACCTGCTGGGCCCGAGGGTCCTGAGCTCTGAGGGCTCACTCGTATAG
- a CDS encoding DUF357 domain-containing protein: protein MKDIISDEKLAKYLDTTKRALDKLKVAAPPRSFGKKLADDFLNMATSYYNDARHFREVGDYVNAFASVNYAHGWLDCGARIGLFDVGEDDKLFTLYE, encoded by the coding sequence ATGAAGGACATCATTTCCGACGAGAAGCTGGCCAAGTACCTGGACACCACCAAGAGGGCCCTGGACAAGCTCAAGGTAGCGGCCCCGCCGCGGTCCTTCGGGAAGAAACTGGCCGACGACTTCCTCAATATGGCGACCTCCTACTATAACGACGCCCGGCACTTCCGCGAGGTCGGCGACTATGTCAACGCCTTCGCCAGCGTAAACTATGCCCACGGTTGGCTGGACTGCGGGGCGCGCATAGGCCTTTTCGACGTGGGCGAGGACGACAAGCTCTTCACGCTATACGAGTGA
- a CDS encoding ATP-binding protein: MAADPAPLTDDDGLEAVGIIYGDVGTSSFNLSVTGRVEKMEYVQARHEAAGWVLGQVMDMQRKTDLSLDRAKMISQGEDVLIHEKVTALVNVIGYRDERGLLQVPRTPFNAGLPVYKAGDELIKKVIGLKENTPTGAYIGLLFGHDIRVEMDINSMVQKHVSILAKTGGGKSFMCGDLVEELMKHNVTIMVLDPHGEYGAMREAGRPSTSSRNFNVTNRGFADRIIEFATDTTVNPQATPLLFTLANIEAGDLLSLTSIKNGKAYLNALRKAIDAVKSVKKEYSLKDIIRVLESDEEGNNAALVNELQFLDDCKIFAPAGTRIDDLVVKGKVTIINLKGTVPEIAELIVNRICTALFELRKMGKIPPMMLVVEEAHNYCPQQGLAASSKIFRTIAAEGRKFGLGLTIISQRAAKIDKNVLSQCNTQMILKVTNPNDLKAITASVEGLTAGMADEIQRLPIGVALCIGGSIQMPLFVEVRPRESRHGGESVEIIPTEDDEA, from the coding sequence ATCGCCGCAGACCCAGCTCCGCTCACCGATGACGACGGATTGGAGGCTGTGGGGATAATCTATGGGGACGTGGGTACCTCCAGCTTCAACCTCAGCGTCACCGGCAGGGTCGAGAAGATGGAGTATGTCCAGGCCCGGCATGAGGCCGCAGGATGGGTGTTGGGTCAGGTAATGGATATGCAGCGCAAGACAGACCTCTCCCTGGACCGGGCAAAGATGATCTCGCAGGGTGAGGACGTGCTCATACACGAGAAGGTCACCGCCCTGGTCAACGTCATCGGCTACCGCGATGAGCGCGGCTTGCTGCAGGTCCCGCGTACACCGTTCAATGCCGGCCTGCCCGTATACAAGGCCGGGGACGAGCTGATCAAGAAGGTCATCGGGCTGAAGGAGAACACCCCGACGGGAGCGTACATCGGCCTGCTGTTCGGCCACGACATCCGGGTGGAGATGGACATCAACTCCATGGTGCAGAAGCACGTCAGCATCCTGGCCAAGACCGGCGGGGGAAAATCGTTCATGTGTGGTGACCTGGTGGAGGAGCTGATGAAGCACAACGTAACCATCATGGTGCTCGACCCTCACGGAGAGTATGGCGCCATGCGCGAGGCGGGGCGCCCTTCCACCAGCTCCCGGAACTTCAACGTCACCAACCGCGGCTTCGCGGACCGCATCATCGAGTTCGCCACGGACACCACCGTGAACCCCCAGGCCACTCCCCTGCTGTTCACGCTGGCGAACATCGAGGCGGGCGACCTGCTTTCTCTGACCAGCATCAAGAACGGCAAGGCCTACCTGAACGCGTTGCGGAAGGCCATCGATGCGGTGAAGAGCGTCAAGAAGGAGTACTCCCTAAAGGACATCATCCGGGTGCTGGAGAGCGACGAGGAGGGGAACAACGCCGCCCTCGTGAACGAGCTGCAGTTCCTGGACGACTGCAAGATCTTCGCCCCCGCGGGGACGCGCATAGATGATCTGGTGGTCAAGGGCAAGGTGACCATCATCAATCTCAAGGGCACGGTCCCGGAGATCGCCGAGCTGATCGTGAACCGTATCTGCACCGCGCTGTTCGAGCTGCGAAAGATGGGTAAGATACCGCCCATGATGCTGGTGGTGGAGGAGGCCCATAACTATTGTCCTCAGCAGGGGCTGGCCGCGTCCTCCAAGATATTCCGCACCATCGCTGCCGAGGGCCGCAAGTTCGGTCTTGGCCTCACTATCATTAGCCAGAGGGCGGCTAAGATCGACAAGAATGTTCTCAGCCAGTGCAACACGCAGATGATACTCAAGGTGACCAACCCCAATGACCTCAAGGCCATAACCGCCTCCGTGGAAGGCCTGACCGCAGGAATGGCTGATGAGATCCAGAGGCTGCCCATCGGGGTCGCCCTGTGCATCGGCGGGAGCATCCAGATGCCCCTGTTCGTGGAGGTACGGCCCCGGGAGAGCCGCCACGGCGGAGAGAGCGTGGAGATAATACCGACCGAGGATGATGAGGCATGA
- a CDS encoding ribose-phosphate diphosphokinase gives MIVVGGSSSKMLAQDLAKELECKYLQAHTTRFPDGECYVRIEEERIDDEVVIVQSTHPDHNTVELLLLQDAAIGLGAKKVSTVVPYFGYARQDERFKRGEALSAKVMVKVVEMNSRRIVTVDIHKPIVLDWFRGDAFDVHAAPCIGDFFKGSEIDMVLAPDEGALQRAREVATVIGTEWDYLEKTRLSGEVVRMAPKNLDAKDKNALIVDDIISTGGTIEAAANQLKIMGAKSVTAVCTHGLFAKGALDRLRKCCNAVYSTNTIEGEVSVISVAPQIAKALR, from the coding sequence ATGATCGTAGTCGGCGGTTCTTCCTCGAAGATGCTTGCCCAGGACCTGGCAAAGGAACTGGAGTGCAAGTACCTGCAAGCCCATACCACGCGCTTCCCGGACGGGGAATGCTATGTGCGGATCGAGGAGGAGCGGATCGATGATGAGGTCGTCATCGTCCAGAGCACCCACCCCGACCACAACACGGTCGAGCTGCTGCTCCTGCAGGACGCGGCCATTGGCCTGGGGGCGAAGAAGGTAAGCACGGTGGTGCCATACTTCGGGTACGCCCGGCAGGATGAGCGTTTCAAGAGAGGGGAGGCGCTCAGCGCTAAGGTTATGGTCAAGGTGGTGGAGATGAACTCCCGGAGGATCGTCACAGTCGACATCCACAAGCCCATAGTCCTGGACTGGTTCCGCGGGGACGCTTTCGATGTCCATGCGGCCCCGTGCATAGGCGATTTCTTCAAGGGTTCGGAGATCGACATGGTCCTGGCGCCGGACGAGGGGGCGCTGCAACGGGCCCGCGAGGTCGCCACAGTCATCGGCACGGAGTGGGACTACCTCGAGAAGACGAGGCTCTCGGGCGAGGTCGTCAGGATGGCCCCCAAGAACCTGGACGCCAAGGACAAGAACGCCCTCATCGTCGATGACATCATATCCACCGGCGGGACCATCGAGGCCGCCGCCAACCAGCTGAAGATCATGGGCGCGAAGAGCGTCACCGCCGTGTGCACCCACGGCCTGTTCGCCAAGGGAGCGCTGGACCGGCTGCGGAAGTGCTGCAATGCGGTGTATTCCACCAACACCATCGAGGGCGAGGTGTCCGTGATCTCCGTGGCCCCTCAGATCGCCAAGGCCCTGCGCTGA
- a CDS encoding proline--tRNA ligase: MKKEENFSEWYNELVDTAGLTDKRYPIKGMNVWPAYGWKIMQYIDSFIRQELDATNHDEVCFPLLIPKSEFQKEKDHIKGFDAEVYWVTHAGLNELDIPLLLRPTSETAMYPMFSIWVRSHGDLPLKIYQLVNTFRYETKQTRAFIRVREIHFFESHTCHVDEADAQRQVEEDFVILEKIMQKLCLPYKLLKRTDWDKFPGAYYTVGIDTAMMRGRSLQLGSIHHYRENFSRPFDIKYEDVDGSTKYVHQTTYGMSERLLGSVVGVHGDDKGLVLPPALAPFQVVIVPILAKGNVEAVTAQARALRDELKDAGVRVTLDESDERPGAKFFKWELKGVPLRLELGARDIEKGVVAYARRDDGKKGSFDRGKVVDEVRSMLGLIAKDMRAKAQRFLDDSIIDVDNMEFKEVPEKWLRFGWCGEQECGRKIEERTELKILGSPYVKEEFHGKCLCCSKETDTVVYAARSM, encoded by the coding sequence ATGAAGAAGGAAGAGAACTTCAGCGAGTGGTACAACGAGCTGGTCGATACCGCTGGCCTTACCGATAAGCGCTATCCCATCAAGGGAATGAACGTCTGGCCTGCCTATGGGTGGAAGATCATGCAGTACATCGATTCCTTCATCCGCCAGGAGCTGGACGCCACCAACCATGATGAGGTGTGCTTCCCTCTCCTAATCCCCAAGTCCGAGTTCCAGAAGGAGAAGGACCACATCAAGGGCTTCGACGCCGAGGTGTACTGGGTCACGCATGCCGGCCTCAACGAGCTGGACATCCCCCTGCTCCTGCGGCCTACTTCAGAGACGGCAATGTACCCCATGTTCTCCATCTGGGTCCGCTCCCACGGGGACCTGCCCCTGAAGATCTATCAGCTGGTCAACACCTTCCGGTACGAGACCAAGCAGACACGTGCCTTCATCCGCGTCCGCGAGATCCACTTCTTCGAGTCCCATACCTGCCATGTGGACGAGGCCGATGCCCAGCGCCAGGTGGAGGAGGACTTCGTCATCCTGGAGAAGATCATGCAGAAGCTGTGCCTGCCGTACAAGCTGCTGAAGCGCACTGACTGGGACAAGTTCCCCGGCGCTTACTACACCGTCGGCATCGATACCGCCATGATGCGCGGTCGCAGCCTGCAGCTGGGCTCCATCCACCATTACAGGGAGAACTTTTCCCGTCCGTTCGACATCAAGTACGAGGACGTCGACGGAAGCACCAAGTATGTGCACCAGACCACCTACGGGATGTCGGAGAGGCTCCTCGGCTCCGTGGTCGGGGTGCACGGCGATGACAAGGGACTGGTCCTGCCGCCCGCCCTCGCCCCCTTCCAGGTGGTCATTGTGCCCATACTGGCAAAGGGGAACGTGGAAGCGGTGACGGCGCAGGCCCGGGCGTTGCGCGATGAGCTCAAGGATGCGGGGGTCCGGGTAACGCTCGATGAGAGCGATGAGCGCCCCGGAGCCAAGTTCTTCAAGTGGGAGCTGAAGGGTGTGCCCCTGCGCCTGGAGCTGGGGGCTAGGGACATCGAGAAGGGTGTGGTGGCGTACGCCCGCCGGGACGATGGGAAGAAGGGTAGCTTTGACCGCGGCAAGGTCGTGGACGAGGTACGGTCCATGTTAGGCCTCATCGCCAAGGACATGCGCGCCAAGGCCCAGAGGTTCCTTGACGACTCCATCATTGACGTCGACAACATGGAGTTCAAAGAGGTGCCGGAGAAGTGGCTGCGTTTCGGATGGTGCGGGGAGCAGGAGTGCGGACGCAAGATAGAGGAACGCACCGAGCTGAAGATCCTAGGGAGCCCGTACGTCAAGGAGGAGTTCCACGGAAAGTGCCTTTGCTGCAGTAAGGAGACCGACACCGTGGTCTATGCTGCCCGGTCGATGTAA